In Carassius carassius chromosome 5, fCarCar2.1, whole genome shotgun sequence, one genomic interval encodes:
- the LOC132140579 gene encoding cytosolic phospholipase A2 gamma-like, which yields MSANPSKPKESVERRNKNLLNNSEQEFVASRRKTVLQSLKKLKIQCSRKEVPNIALLGSGGAQRAMVGLLGSLVQLDKAGLLDCILYLSGVSGSTWCMASLYKEPNWSTKLETVKNKIIERISGPGVSWGDALTKLKKYYYGKDFFSLTDVWAVMVVASIVKEIDEHTLTEQRNQHNKDPFPIYAVIDKQSKQSNDGDPWFEINPYEAGYSLSGVFVDTGDFGSQFHKGSKIKHQDEFDMLYLQALCGSALGDEVAIKNDMWQKIKDFFQNETILEAMREDLSGGKSPLISSMKTEKQYIKRFAMDVCEDLSSRSNIWQFDAGISICKCMAEWIWGRKYNFLHNMTDEAVNSTLLQSETRDYIDAGVLLNSPYFSVLREDRDIDLIISLDFSEGDPFMTVRDSAETCKKLKIPFPEVKVPSDEGKKPKDFYVFKGQNSPTMIHIPLFNAVNCGGKFRSYSCPD from the exons ATGAGTGCAAACCCTTCTAAACCCAAGGAAAG CGTTGAGAGGAGAAACAAAAACTTACTGAATAACAGCGAGCAGGAGTTTGTAGCCAGCAGGAGAAAAACTGTTCTACAATCCCTGAAGAAGCTTAAGATTCAATGCAGTCGG AAAGAGGTGCCAAACATTGCATTACTGGGTTCTGGAGGAGCACAAAGAGCCATGGTGGGTTTGCTGGGATCCCTGGTTCAGCTTGATAAAGCGGGTCTTCTGGACTGCATCCTTTATCTGAGCGGAGTCTCTGGATCCACCTG GTGCATGGCCTCCTTATACAAAGAACCAAACTGGTCCACCAAACTAGAGACCGTGAAGAACAAAATCATTGAGAGAATCAGCGGACCAGGAGTCAGCTGGGGAGACGCATTGACTAAACTGAAGAAATATTACTACGGGAAAGACTTCTTCAGCTTGACTGACGTCTGGGCAGTGATGGTCGTCGCGTCAATTGTGAAAGAG ATCGATGAGCACACACTCACCGAGCAGCGGAACCAGCACAATAAAGACCCGTTTCCCATCTATGCAGTGATCGACAAGCAAAGCAAACAGAGCAATGACGGAG ACCCCTGGTTTGAGATCAATCCATATGAAGCAGGTTATTCTCTCTCTGGAGTGTTTGTGGACACCGGCGACTTTGGCAGCCAGTTTCACAAAGGCTCAAAGATAAAACATCAGGATGAATTTGACATGCTGTACCTGCAAG CTCTTTGTGGCAGCGCTTTAGGGGATGAAGTGGCTATTAAGAATGACATGTGGCAAAAGATAAAAG ATTTCTTTCAAAACGAAACAATACTGGAGGCAATGAGGGAGG ACCTCTCTGGAGGCAAAAGTCCGCTGATTTCttcaatgaaaacagaaaaacagtaTATAAAGCGTTTCGCCATGGATGTGTGTGAAGATTTGAGTAGTCGGAGCAATATTTGGCAATTTG ATGCTGGGATAAGTATTTGTAAATGCATGGCTGAGTGGATCTGGGGAAGGAAATATAACTTCCTCCACAACATGACAG ATGAAGCAGTGAACTCCACTCTTCTGCAAAGTGAGACAAGAGACTATATAGACGCAGGAGTGTTGCTGAACTCACCCTACTTCTCAGTGCTGAGAGAAGACCGAGACATTGACCTCATCATTTCCCTGGACTTCAGTGAAGGAGATCCTTTCATg ACAGTAAGAGATTCTGCTGAGACTTGCAAGAAACTAAAGATCCCTTTTCCTGAAGTCAAAGTTCCCAGTGATGAAGGAAAGAAACCAAAGGACTTCTATGTGTTCAAAGGCCAAAACTCTCCAACCATGATCCACATCCCTCTGTTTAATGCGGTCAACTGTGGAGGCAAGTTCAGATCTTACAGCTGTCCTGATTAA